In the Wyeomyia smithii strain HCP4-BCI-WySm-NY-G18 chromosome 2, ASM2978416v1, whole genome shotgun sequence genome, one interval contains:
- the LOC129720370 gene encoding uncharacterized protein LOC129720370, which yields MKFPLIQVFLVVVAATAASADIGEFFDNLFSVFKPSGNETDSSVEEVGNTTVSPVNYNVTEHTTNVVTVLNETVVTHSPVEVFNSSIHSNVTTTEPVGLTLNSSTSSPKEDFFENSTIDIEYAKTLNESTTEKLNTTTVVYKLFHPNTTTTTEATTATNSTENTTAPIVGTPTLTLHNSSEVIPSAAKRDASLTITESALPVTGSSIAPPLASYKLSAGVTCSFSVNKDTNSIVVSCGSDSATNVTNSNATSTTPAHTIKRRSVEVIELPHGILAYEEDGSGSFSGDSFGESTES from the coding sequence ATGAAATTTCCTTTGATTCAAGTGTTTTTGGTAGTAGTTGCTGCTACTGCAGCTTCAGCAGATATCGGAgagttttttgataatttgtttAGTGTATTCAAACCTTCTGGAAATGAAACGGATTCCTCTGTGGAAGAAGTAGGAAACACTACAGTTTCACCCGTCAACTATAACGTTACAGAGCATACTACAAACGTGGTGACTGTTTTAAATGAAACAGTTGTTACTCATAGTCCTGTAGAAGTTTTCAATAGCTCAATTCATTCAAATGTCACAACTACGGAGCCAGTCGGTTTAACCTTAAATTCTTCTACTTCGTCTCCGAAagaagatttttttgaaaactctaCAATCGACATAGAGTACGCCAAAACACTCAACGAATCAACAACAGAAAAACTTAACACAACGACCGTAGTCTACAAGCTGTTCCATCCGAATACTACGACCACTACGGAGGCTACCACGGCAACCAACTCAACAGAGAATACGACCGCTCCGATTGTGGGTACTCCAACCCTAACTCTACACAATTCTTCCGAAGTTATACCATCGGCTGCGAAACGGGATGCTTCTCTAACCATAACCGAGTCGGCATTACCGGTAACAGGTTCTTCGATTGCTCCCCCATTAGCATCGTACAAACTGTCGGCTGGAGTAACCTGCAGCTTTTCTGTGAATAAAGATACCAATTCAATAGTTGTCTCCTGCGGCAGTGACTCAGCGACCAATGTGACAAACTCTAACGCCACTTCAACGACACCAGCGCATACCATTAAGAGAAGAAGTGTGGAAGTTATCGAGTTGCCACACGGTATTTTGGCTTACGAGGAAGACGGCAGTGGATCTTTCAGTGGGGATTCTTTTGGAGAGTCCACAGAAAGTTAA